In one Carassius carassius chromosome 48, fCarCar2.1, whole genome shotgun sequence genomic region, the following are encoded:
- the kif14 gene encoding kinesin-like protein KIF14, with product MDGSKEIETTASFNKTKEINRTYVISALTKCGENAFKTPSSGARLTLQRKPSSRTAPKHLEEPTQENPGGEKRLTLQRRTRTGSLNTTKVLTEPNPARETHQTIKTPGKASSKTSSEKIRSVHDEGKTVSTPTRRTQFEKLSIKKDVFERLAANDASRPTSTKHTTAGRQKPMQMSTETAKSTAEKVQISGSERHMTPSLHSAQVRRPTALMSSSAHGGAGVCRAAPAEGHAPLEAVSRASAPQPQELKMENSAVTVAVRVRPFCSREKKEKAHQVIFMNDHETVVQHPDNKQSYTFTFDFSFCSVNESDTSFASQQMVYEKLARPLLERAFEGFNTCLFAYGQTGSGKSYTMMGFGEEAGVIPRFCKELFSRLSRTENKEISRHLEMSYFEVYNEKIHDLLVAKDEQNQKKMPLRVREHPVYGPYVADLSTNVVTSYADIKTWLELGNKQRATAATGMNDKSSRSHSVFTLVMMQTKTEFVEGEEHDHCITSRINLVDLAGSERCTSAQTSGDRLREGVSINKSLLTLGKVISSLSEQAQTRKKVFTPYRESVLTWLLKESLGGNSKTAMIATLSPAACNMEESLSTLRYAQQARMIINIAKVNEDTNAKLIRELKAEVEKLRAAQMSSRGIEPEKMRLFQQEIASLKTKLSQQEHEMAEAHRTWKEKLEEAERRKREETKELQRAGVTFKVDNRLPNLVNLNEDPQLSEMLLYMIKEGETKVGKLKSESAHDIQLSGALIADEHCVISSVKGTVSIKPMANAKTFVNGHLVSECTVLHHGDRVILGGDHYFRFNHPAEVQSGKRASCWNSGDGQKDFEFAKNELLLAQRAQLEAEIEAARLKAKEEMMQGIQVAKEMAQKELSELKSQYEKRIKALERELDEESERKRVHELDKKRVVCQIEQLQTAKSLLEQEVNTHNRRLQMEAQATRQAMADHDIRHAKIVEALEAEKRKIAEDLAQIERKRAQKMLQATKTAHPQWDSLKLSLMIEEANKISANLRKHTVFSRHEATDKVSEGGDAQLQVQVQNTKLGISTFWSLEKFQSNLAAMRELEQGESTSKDDDVFYNPNDEWEPDLSASSSTSSFSRRRSRSLLKSRRISGRLYEIRVHPIQSLHCAPSQSTGLMNKPPSLHPSTSDSALPAICKDLIGSAVARLRSCQSAEESESLADNLTLDLLAVHRAVRSIADLYEHLDDDCQENLFACSTEAQTHLVKATSAVERAVFITMHWVSSIKPSSDSVSPRAEELKTEVKKIGGYLQLLIQGCDSEISSMVTEAQRKVAKCMKVALKTIGLLAAVNGMDLRLIEHSSEIIDNRSVVDSLRDGMRQSVTDLLLIGQRITTEMQRDLSSAHIPSQKSNVMDVASSLQSYFRCCLSQRSDTFEDRSEDDEGSDLCAIKNTTAKLLKLNRAIKDLHSSLLHSLKGRGSDAGLSQTIQSVSRTIDDVINGLSYETAGRRSDSLKLPCEKNIMASRDQVHSALKALTAAFNKSTDGIETLDTDRQFIQPGYGSRNRTVPKVVYSLSSGISESSRDVRWV from the exons ATGGATGGATCAAAAGAAATAGAGACTACAGCATCTTTTAATAAAACCAAAGAAATAAACAGGACCTATGTGATCTCAGCACTCACAAAATGTGGAGAAAACGCTTTTAAAACACCATCCTCTGGTGCCAGACTCACTCTTCAGAGAAAACCCAGCAGCAGAACCGCTCCAAAACACCTTGAAGAACCCACACAGGAGAACCCAGGAGGAGAGAAACGCCTGACCCTTCAGCGCAGGACACGAACAGGCTCCTTAAACACAACCAAAGTCCTGACCGAACCCAATCCAGCAAGAGAGACCCACCAAACCATCAAAACACCTGGGAAAGCCTCCTCCAAAACTAGTTCTGAGAAGATCAGATCCGTCCATGATGAGGGCAAAACTGTTTCGACACCTACAAGAAGAACCCAGTTTGAGAAATTAAGCATCAAGAAAGATGTCTTTGAGAGGCTGGCTGCTAATGATGCATCTAGACCCACATCCACCAAACACACAACTGCTGGAAGACAGAAGCCAATGCAGATGAGCACTGAAACTGCAAAATCAACTGCTGAGAAGGTTCAGATTAGTGGTTCAGAGAGGCACATGACCCCCTCCTTACATTCAGCACAGGTGAGGAGACCCACAGCCCTAATGAGCTCCTCGGCTCATGGAGGAGCAGGTGTTTGTAGAGCTGCTCCTGCTGAAGGACACGCTCCTCTTGAAGCTGTGAGCAGAGCTAGTGCTCCACAACCCCAAGAGCTGAAGATGGAGAACAGTGCGGTCACGGTCGCAGTCCGAGTAAGACCTTTCTGTTCAAG ggaGAAAAAGGAGAAAGCCCATCAAGTCATCTTCATGAACGACCATGAAACTGTTGTGCAGCATCCAGATAATAAACAAAGCTACACATTTACCTTTGACTTCTCTTTTTGCTCTGTCAACGAATCGGATACAAGCTTTGCCAGTCAGCAGATGGTTTATGAAAAACTGGCTCGGCCCTTGCTTGAAAGAGCATTTGAAGGATTTAACACGTGTCTCTTTGCATATGGCCAAACGGGTTCAGGAAAGTCCTACAC TATGATGGGTTTCGGTGAAGAGGCTGGCGTTATTCCCAGATTCTGCAAGGAACTTTTCTCCAGATTGTCTAGAACTGAAAACAAAGAG ATCTCCCGCCATCTGGAGATGAGCTATTTTGAGGTGTACAATGAGAAAATCCATGATTTGCTGGTGGCAAAGGACGAGCAAAACCAGAAGAAAATGCCT CTGCGTGTCAGAGAGCATCCTGTCTATGGGCCTTATGTTGCAGACCTGTCCAC GAATGTAGTCACATCTTATGCTGATATTAAG ACTTGGCTTGAACTCGGTAACAAACAAAGAGCCACGGCCGCCACCGGCATGAACGATAAAAGCTCCAGATCACACTCTGTTTTCACTCTGGTCATGATGCAAACTAAA ACAGAGTTTGTGGAGGGAGAGGAGCACGATCACTGCATCACCAGCCGGATAAACCTGGTGGATCTGGCAGGAAGTGAGCGCTGTACTTCAGCCCAGACCAGTGGAGACCGGCTCAGG GAGGGAGTGAGTATCAACAAGTCTCTGCTCACGCTGGGAAAGGTGATCTCGTCACTCTCAGAACAGGCTCAGACCAGAAAGAAAGTCTTCACGCCGTACAGAGAGTCAGTGCTCACATG GTTACTGAAGGAAAGCCTTGGTGGAAACTCCAAGACGGCTATGATCGCCACCCTGAGTCCTGCGGCCTGTAACATGGAGGAGAGCCTGAGCACCTTACGCTACGCCCAGCAGGCCCGTATGATCATTAACATAGCCAAAGTCAACGAGGACACCAATGCCAAACTGATCCGAG AGCTGAAAGCAGAGGTGGAGAAGCTCCGTGCGGCTCAGATGAGCTCTCGGGGCATCGAGCCGGAGAAAATGAGACTGTTTCAGCAAGAGATCGCCTCTCTTAAGACTAAACTCTCACAACAGGAACACGAAATGGCTGAAGCTCACAG AACTTGGAAAGAAAAGCTAGAAGAGGCAGAGAGGAGGAAACGAGAGGAAACCAAAGAGCTGCAG CGCGCCGGTGTCACCTTTAAAGTGGATAATCGGCTGCCTAACCTTGTGAACCTGAATGAGGATCCGCAGCTGTCAGAGATGCTGCTGTACATGATTAAAGAGGGCGAGACCAAGGTCGGCAAGCTCAAGTCTGAGTCGGCCCACGACATCCAGCTGTCTGGAGCTCTCATCGCCGATGAGCACTG TGTCATCTCTAGTGTGAAAGGTACCGTCAGTATTAAACCAATGGCAAATGCCAAGACCTTCGTGAATGGACATCTTGTGTCTGAGTGCACCGTCCTCCACCAC GGAGACCGTGTGATTCTTGGAGGAGATCACTATTTTCGGTTCAACCACCCCGCTGAGGTTCAGAGCGGGAAGCGCGCGTCCTGTTGGAACAGTGGAGATGGTCAAAAGGACTTCGAGTTTGCCAAAAACGAGCTGCTGTTGGCCCAGAGAGCTCA ACTTGAAGCAGAGATTGAGGCAGCTCGGTTGAAGGCCAAAGAGGAGATGATGCAGGGCATTCAGGTGGCAAAAGAGATGGCACAGAAAGAGCTGAGCGAGCTGAAGAGTCAGTACGAGAAGAGAATCAAAGCTCTGGAGCGAGAGCTG GATGAGGAGAGTGAACGGAAGAGAGTCCACGAGCTGGATAAAAAGAGGGTGGTCTGTCAGATAGAGCAACTGCAGACAGCAAAGTCTCTGCTAGAGCAGGAAGTCAACACCCATAATAGACGTCTGCAGATGGAGGCCCAAGCTACAAGACAG GCGATGGCCGATCATGATATCCGGCATGCTAAAATTGTAGAGGCGCTTGAAGCAGAGAAGAGGAAGATTGCAGAAGATCTTGCTCAGATTGAGAGAAAGCGTGCTCAAAAAATGCTCCAGGCCACTAAAACAG CCCACCCACAGTGGGATTCCTTGAAGCTGTCTTTGATGATTGAAGAAGCTAACAAAATCAGTGCCAATCTCAGGAAACACACAGTCTTCAGCAG ACATGAGGCGACCGATAAAGTGAGCGAGGGTGGAGACGCCCAACTGCAGGTCCAAGTTCAGAACACCAAACTGGGAATTTCCACCTTCTGGAGTCTGGAGAAGTTCCAGAGCAACTTGGCTGCCATGAGAGAGCTTGAGCAG GGGGAGAGCACCTCTAAAGATGATGACGTGTTTTACAACCCTAATGATGAGTGGGAACCAGACCTATCTGCCTCTTCCTCAACCTCATCTTTCTCTCGCAGAAG GAGTAGAAGTTTGCTAAAGAGCAGGAGGATTTCTGGCCGTCTCTATGAGATCCGAGTGCACCCCATTCAAAGCCTACATTGTGCTCCCTCACAGTCCACTG GGCTGATGAACAAGCCCCCCTCTCTGCACCCTAGCACCTCTGACTCCGCCCTCCCAGCCATCTGCAAAGATCTGATTGGCTCTGCAGTTGCTCGCCTGCGCTCCTGCCAATCAGCTGAGGAAAGCGAAAGCTTGGCCGACAACCTGACCCTGGATCTGCTGGCGGTTCACCGTGCCGTGAGGTCCATCGCAGACCTCTACGAGCACCTTGACGACGACTGTCAGGAGAACT TGTTTGCCTGCAGTACTGAAGCCCAGACTCATCTAGTGAAGGCCACGTCTGCTGTTGAAAGGGCTGTGTTCATAACCATGCACTGGGTCTCCAGCATTAAGCCCAGCTCTGATTCAGTGTCTCCGAGAGCTGAGGAGCTCAAGACTGAGGTCAAGAAAATTGGAGGCTACCTTCAGTTACTCATTCAG GGCTGTGACTCTGAGATCTCCTCCATGGTAACGGAGGCCCAGAGGAAGGTTGCCAAGTGTATGAAAGTGGCTCTCAAAACCATTGGTTTGCTGGCGGCAGTGAATGGGATGGATCTTCGTTTGATTGAACATAGTTCAGAAATCATAGACAAT AGGTCAGTTGTGGATTCTTTGCGGGATGGGATGCGTCAGAGTGTGACTGATCTTCTCCTCATAGGTCAGAGGATCACTACTGAGATGCAGAGAGATCTTTCATCTGCTCATATACCG AGTCAGAAATCCAATGTAATGGATGTCGCCAGCAGTTTGCAGAGCTACTTCCGCTGCTGTTTGTCG CAGAGGTCAGACACGTTTGAGGATCGTTCAGAGGATGATGAAGGCTCAGACTTGTGTGCCATTAAGAACACCACCGCTAAACTCCTCAAGCTGAACCGAGCGATCAAAGATCTCCACTCATCTTTGTTGCACTCTCTGAAGG GGAGAGGCAGTGACGCTGGCCTTAGTCAGACAATACAGTCTGTATCCAGGACAATTGATGATGTCATCAACGGCCTCTCATACGAAACAGCTGGGAGACGTTCCGACAGTCTCAAGCTTCCGTGTGAGAAGAACATCATGGCCTCCCGTGATCAAGTGCACTCGGCGCTGAAGGCTTTGACAGCAGCGTTCAATAAAAGCACAGATGGAATAGAGACGCTGGACACAGACAGACAGTTCATTCAGCCAGGTTATGGCAGCAGAAATCGAACCGTTCCTAAAGTTGTGTATTCTCTTTCCTCAGGCATTAGCGAGAGTTCCAGAGATGTCCGCTGGGTGTGA